Proteins encoded in a region of the Colius striatus isolate bColStr4 chromosome 18, bColStr4.1.hap1, whole genome shotgun sequence genome:
- the RSAD1 gene encoding radical S-adenosyl methionine domain-containing protein 1, mitochondrial: protein MAARGWRRAAAAAAGRPGGGGPGRGSASSAAPGPAPGPAAPAAAALYVHWPYCRKRCFYCNFNKYVVPAVDEAAVRACLVREARTLLRLGQVQRVTSVFFGGGTPSLASPRTIAAVLEAVAGAAHLPAAAEVTLEANPSSSSSPRLAGFRAAGVNRLSIGVQSLDDAELRLLGREHTAAEAREAVEVARRLFPGRTSLDLLFGLPGQSQSAWARGLEMALGLCDDHISLYQLTLERGTALAAQVLGGSLPTPPQDLLADMYHTACAILVAAGFRHYEVSNFARKGALSAHNLSYWRAEQYIGVGPGAHGRFVPWAEGGCSREARVQTLEPDAWMQEVQSRGHGTRRRVVLSPLEQLEEVLALGLRTDEGVTHERWGHFSPQLSLEAVFRAPGEARTLQQQGWLLLDSGGLRCTAEGLALLDSLLPGLLCQLQHAWALSHGSKAPEMSPTADRAGGEAA, encoded by the exons ATGGCGGCGCGGGGgtggcggcgggcggcggccgctGCTGCGGGGCGGcccggcgggggcggcccgggACGGGGCTCGGCATCGAGTGCTGCCCCGGGACCGGCCCCGGGaccggccgcccccgccgcggccgcgcTCTACGTGCAC TGGCCCTACTGCCGCAAGCGCTGCTTCTACTGCAACTTCAACAAGTACGTGGTGCCGGCGGTGGACGAGGCGGCCGTGCGCGCCTGCCTGGTGCGGGAGGCACGCACCCTGCTCCGCCTTGGCCAGGTGCAGAG AGTCACCTCCGTCTTCTTCGGTGGgggcacccccagcctggcGAGCCCCCGCACCATTGCGGCGGTGCTGGAGGCCGTGGCGGGGGCTGcccacctccctgctgctgccgaGGTCACGCTGGAGGCCaaccccagctccagcagctccccacgCCTCGCTGGCTTCAGGGCAGCTGGGGTCAACCGCCTCTCCATCGGTGTCCAG TCGCTGGATGACGCTGAGCTGCGGCTGCTGGGCCGGGAGCACACGGCTGCAGAGGCACGGGAGGCTGTGGAGGTGGCACGGAGGCTCTTCCCtggcagaacctcccttgacctcctCTTCGggctgccagggcagagccagAGCGCCTGGGCCCGGGGACTGGAGATGGCGCTGGGGCTCTGTGATGATCACATCTCCCTGTACCAGCTGACGCTGGAGCGGGGCACAGCGCTGGCGGCACAGGTCTTGGGGGGATCCCTGCCCACACCCCCCCAGGACCTCCTGGCTGACATGTAccacacagcctgtgccataCTGGTGGCCGCTGGCTTCCGCCACTATGAGGTCTCCAATTTTGCAAGGAAG GGTGCCCTCAGTGCCCACAACCTGTCGTACTGGCGGGCTGAGCAGTACATCGGCGTGGGGCCAG GGGCCCACGGGCGGTTTGTGCCGTGGGCTgagggcggctgcagccgggagGCTCGTGTCCAGACGCTGGAGCCGGACGCCTGGATGCAGGAGGTGCAGAGCCGGGGGCACGGCACCAGGAGGAGAGTGGTGCTGAGCCCACTGGAGCA GCTGGAGGAGGTGCTCGCCCTGGGACTGCGCACAGACGAGGGTGTCACGCACGAG CGCTGGGGGCACTTCTccccccagctcagcctggaggcCGTGTTCAGGGCACCAGGAGAGGCGAGGacgctgcagcagcagggctggctgctcctGGACAGTGG GGGCCTGCGGTGCACCGCGGAGGGCCTGGCGCTGCTGGACTCGCTGCTGCCCgggctgctgtgccagctgcagcatgCCTGGGCCCTCAGCCATGGCAGTAAGGCCCCAGAGATGAGCCCCACGGCGGACAGGGCTGGTGGTGAGGCTGCTTGA
- the MYCBPAP gene encoding MYCBP-associated protein, translating to MAPAGRRDASSGSGLGSAAAPALYPPVRHEAARPRPCTPPGTAGGGTAAAPAPGLGCALSAAGACVARRCPAERCSRDKKEKTPELSSVIAEEPEPLSRVMQRDDIQALAIKVEDLEKLHLPRPPCDTGTAAVRRKYRPRKYQPKETKKAKHLLVAHPASPNAPREPLTVSGPGLFDDGCKEILPHHILGSLQEFKMEALARGNTQLADRIEVPDVTPFKEELGGEKKKKVHQTPAAEHKALQNWHHNMAMRKRQEKYLGEVLQRPENELLMSISEDYRQIQEERELIDRSLPALLPGKGYRRGSEFWAQPERIGDELTGLTLTLTQREQGYPEPVTHVGKPHTVQMETSLKPPKRIPAHQTWDKSLFLKHRQQQLKSVLEELDFYKPDLDGLEVIGKGQPFPSVSAEPLPHSTTSQESENLDSSGLPEAVLGPSLNFCGQPARWINCTTSCRDEVGIAARLTFEALAAEKAESSLTVSNDGTTAIWYNWLRLPQQIPSRETHRKRMQCFYFDTRPGVILPGETRKFSFIFKSERAGIFSESWEFRPHPVLLGGALLQVTLWGIAVYEDKWADLREKLEHDLAAREGAAIVKESLQDLLARIRTPERSPSPACVTEEELFHQKNPKLHYQHGVVQQLHELWRQQVTVPSTLEEKVLWGQKSRAEDMQHWERTSAAAPAQSSTPEPPAWRDTLKEAPGNMEQEKTGSSGWNLSIEDFKQAIMSIPEEEQREAALAQLNEAVLELSVEQRPTQSDLLYQTCLQLWRETIDGLVSHSLRLRALLGLPEKDTSTSADVVPEETVEIKQPVKGGKEDRVATRKEERRSLGGKDKEGKKRTKPAGKEKEESSSSIKLKDEKKLKSSTSWLEVKEGAQPLGAVSPDTVGPSQEQMDTVLFQKYQEKLYIQVYGLLGSMVSRMVALFEDLKRKKVALE from the exons ATGGCACCCGCGGGGCGGCGGGACGCGAGCAGCGGCTCCGGGCTCGGctcggcggcggccccggccctgTACCCCCCGGTACGGCACGAGGCGGCACGGCCCCGGCCCTGTACCCCCCCCGGGACGGCAGGAGGCGGcacggcggcggccccggcgccgggccTGGGCTGTGCCCTCAGCGCGGCCGGGGCCTGTGTGGCGCGGCGCTGCCCAGCCGAGCGCTGCAGCCGCG ACAAGAAGGAAAAGACCCCTGAGCTATCCTCAGTAATTGCAGAGGAGCCTGAGCCCCTTTCACGTGTCATGCAAAGAGATGACATCCAGGCTCTTGCAATCAAGGTGGAGGACCTGGAGAAA CTCCATCTTCCCCGCCCGCCCTGTGACACTGGGACAGCTGCAGTTAGGAGGAAATACCGCCCTAGAAAATACCAACCCAAGGAGACAAAGAAGGCAAAACATCTCCTGGTAGCACATCCTGCTTCCCCAAATGCACCCAGGGAACCACTGACTGTTTCTG GACCAGGGTTGTTTGATGATGGATGTAAAGAGATTCTCCCTCATCACATTTTGGGAAGTCTGCAGGAGTTCAAAATGGAAGCCTTGGCCAGAGGAAACACTCAG TTAGCAGATCGTATTGAGGTTCCAGATGTTACACCTTTCAAAGAGGAACTtggaggagagaagaagaaaaaggttcatcagaccccagcagcagagcacaaaGCTCTCCAGAACTGGCACCATAATATGGCCATGAggaaaaggcaggagaaatacctAGGAG AAGTTCTCCAGAGGCCAGAGAATGAATTGCTGATGAGCATCTCAGAGGATTACAGGCAAATCCAGGAAGAACGTGAGCTCATTGACCGGAGTCTCCCTGCCCTGCTTCCTGGAAAG GGCTACCGAAGAGGAAGCGAGTTCTGGGCGCAGCCAGAGCGTATTGGAGATGAACTCACAGGCCTGACGCTGACGCTGACTCAGAGAGAACAGGGCTACCCAGAGCCAGTCACTCATGTGGGGAAACCCCACACTGTGCAGATGGAAACGA GTCTGAAGCCTCCAAAGAGGATCCCTGCCCATCAGACCTGGGATAAGAGTCTTTTCCTGAAGCATCGACAGCAGCAGCTCAAATCTGTCCTAGAGGAACTCGATTTTTATAAGCCG GACCTGGATGGGCTGGAGGTGATTGGTAAAGGGCAGCCTTTCCCATCTGTCTCAGCAGAGCCTTTGCCACATTCCACCACTTCCCAAGAGTCTGAGAACCT TGACTCCAGTGGGCTTCCAGAAGCAGTACTGGGTCCATCTTTAAATTTCTGTGGCCAGCCTGCTCGTTGGATCAACTGCACCACTTCTTGCAGG GATGAAGTTGGCATCGCTGCCCGGCTCACCTTCGAGGCTTTGGCTGCTGAGAAAGCTGAAAGCTCCCTGACAGTGAGCAATGATGGCACAACTGCCATCTGGTACAACTGGCTGAGGCTTCCCCAGCAGATTCCTTCCAGAGAAACCCATAGGAAGAGGATGCAGTGTTTTTACTTTGATACCAGGCCAG GTGTGATTTTGCCTGGGGAAACTAGgaagttttcctttattttcaagTCAGAGAGAGCAGGCATTTTCAGTGAGTCCTGGGAATTTAGGCCACATCCTGTGTTATTAGGAGGAGCTCTGCTGCAGGTCACCCTTTGGGGAATTGCTGTGTATGAAGATAAATGGGCTGACCTCAGAGAGAAACTGGAG CATGACCTGGCTGCTCGAGAAGGTGCTGCGATAGTGAAGGAGAGTCTGCAGGACCTTCTTGCCAGGATCCGGACCCCGGAGCGCAGCCCATCTCCTGCCTGTGTCACAGAGGAAGAGCTGTTCCACCAGAAGAACCCCAAG TTGCATTATCAGCATGGAGTGGTACAGCAGCTGCATGAACTGTGGAGACAGCAGGTGACTGTTCCTTCAACCTTGGAGGAGAAAGTGCTCTGGGGccagaagagcagagcagaggacatgcagcactgggagaggacctcagcagctgcccctgctcagagcagcaccccagagcccccagccTGGAGGGACACACTCAAGGAGGCTCCGGGGAACATGGAGCAGGAAAAAACAGGCTCCTCAGGATGGAACCTCTCCATCGAGGACTTTAAGCAG GCTATAATGTCAATCCctgaggaggagcagagagaggcagcGCTGGCCCAGCTCAATGAagcagtgctggagctgagTGTTGAACAGAGACCAACTCAGTCAGACCTTCTGTATCAAACCTG TCTCCAGCTGTGGCGTGAGACAATTGATGGTCTAGTGAGTCACTCTCTGAGGCTGAGAGCCCTGCTTGGCTTGCCTGAGAAGGACACCTCTACCTCTGCAGATGTTGTTCCAGAGGAAACAG TGGAAATCAAACAACCTGTAAAAGGAGGCAAAGAGGACAGAGTGGCCAccaggaaagaagagagaaggtCATTGGGTGGTAAGGataaagaaggcaaaaaaagaacaaagccagcagggaaggagaaggag GAAAGTTCAAGCAGCATAAAGttaaaagatgagaaaaagctGAAATCTTCCACTTCATGGCTGGAGGTGAAGGAGGGAGCACAGCCCCTGGGAGCTGTAAGTCCAGACACTGTAGGACCTTCTCAGGAGCAGATGgacactgttctgtttcagaAATACCAGGAAAAGCTTTATATTCAA GTTTACGGGCTGCTGGGCTCCATGGTGAGCAGAATGGTTGCTTTGTTTGAGGacctaaagagaaaaaaggttGCTCTAGAGTGA